The following are encoded together in the Daucus carota subsp. sativus chromosome 5, DH1 v3.0, whole genome shotgun sequence genome:
- the LOC108223164 gene encoding ETO1-like protein 1 produces the protein MKRAFFPSESCKDTHFNPVIPQSWLQVERGKLSKFSAQSPSSIESFIKVQEPQILPFFKPVDYVEVLAQIHEELESCPPHERSNLYLLQFQVFKGLGEVKLMRRSLRSAWVKSSTVHEKLVFGAWLKYEKQGEELISDLLSSCGKCVKEFGMMDIASELPSDKKSYNIKDSKANEKHVPRNVSFRIGNETIQCDRQKIARLSAPFRAMLTGCFAESHHEDIDFSENSVSAAGMRVISAFSQTGCLDEVHPDLLLEILIFANKFCCEKLKDACDRELACLVSSRQDAMQLMEYALEENSPVLAASCLQVFLHDLPDSLNDNRMVEFLTHANRQHKLIMAGSASFSLYCFLGEVAMNVDPTSDVAALLLEQLLDSAENHRQRVVAYHRLGCVKLLRKEYDEAERLFQAAYDEGHIYSVVGLARLANIRGKKNCSFEKLTGIISSCTPLGWMFQERSLYTEGDDRWQDLEKATELDPTLNFPYMYRAASLMRKENVQSALAEINRILGFKLALECLELRFCFYLALEDYKSAICDVQAILTLNPNYRMFEGRVAASQLRTLVREHVPNWTTADCWLQLYDRWSSVDDIGSLSVIYQMLESDAAKGVLYFRQSLLLLRLSCPEAAMRSLQLARQHASSEHERLVYEGWILYDTGHCDEGLRKAEESIALKRSFEAFFLKAYALADSSPDPSCSSAVVSLLQDALKCPSDRLRKGQALNNLGSVYVDSGKLDLAADCYINALKIRHTRAHQGLARVHFLRNDKAAAYEEMTKLIEKARNNASAYEKRSEYCERDETKADLEMVTFLDPLRVYPYRYRAAVLMDNQNEKEAIAELTRAIAFKADLHLLHLRAAFHEHIGDVLGALRDCRAALSVDPNHQEMLELHSRVNSQEP, from the exons ATGAAGAGGGCATTTTTCCCTTCCGAATCATGTAAAGATACACATTTTAATCCGGTTATACCCCAATCTTGGCTTCAAGTCGAAAGAGGGAAGCTTTCCAAATTTTCAGCGCAGTCTCCTTCGTCTAT AGAATCTTTTATTAAGGTCCAAGAACCACAAATTCTTCCATTCTTTAAGCCTGTTGATTATGTAGAAGTTTTAGCTCAAATTCATGAAGAACTCGAGTCGTGTCCTCCACATGAGAGGTCAAACCTGTATCTACTTCAGTTTCAGGTATTTAAGGGGCTTGGTGAAGTCAAACTGATGAGGCGAAGTCTCCGATCAGCTTGGGTTAAGTCAAGCACTGTGCATGAGAAACTTGTGTTTGGGGCATGGTTAAAATATGAGAAGCAAGGAGAAGAACTTATTTCAGACTTGCTTTCCTCATGTGGCAAGTGTgtaaaagagtttggaatgatgGACATTGCTTCTGAACTTCCTAGtgataaaaaatcatataatataaaagacaGCAAGGCAAATGAGAAACATGTCCCAAGAAATGTCTCTTTTCGGATTGGTAACGAGACTATACAGTGTGACAGGCAGAAAATTGCTAGGCTTTCAGCCCCGTTTCGTGCCATGCTAACTGGGTGTTTTGCTGAATCACATCATGAAGACATAGATTTTTCTGAAAACAGTGTTTCTGCTGCTGGAATGAGAGTGATCAGTGCCTTCAGCCAAACTGGATGTTTGGATGAGGTCCACCCAGATCTTCTGTTAGAAATATTGATATTTGCCAACAAATTTTGCTGCGAAAAGCTTAAGGATGCTTGTGACAGGGAACTTGCTTGTCTGGTTTCCTCTAGGCAAGATGCTATGCAACTCATGGAATATGCTCTTGAAGAAAACTCCCCTGTTCTTGCTGCATCATGTTTGCAAGTTTTCTTACACGATCTTCCTGACTCTTTAAATGACAACCGCATGGTTGAATTTTTAACACATGCTAATAGGCAACATAAGTTAATCATGGCTGGTTCAGCTTCATTTTCACTCTACTGTTTCTTAGGCGAAGTGGCCATGAATGTGGATCCTACCTCAGATGTAGCAGCCCTTTTATTAGAACAACTATTAGATTCTGCTGAGAATCACAGACAGAGAGTGGTAGCATATCATCGGTTGGGATGTGTAAAACTTCTGAGAAAAGAGTACGATGAAGCTGAACGGCTATTTCAGGCTGCTTATGATGAAGGACATATATATTCTGTTGTTGGGTTGGCCAGACTGGCCAACATCAGgggcaaaaaaaattgttctttTGAGAAACTGACCGGCATTATTTCTTCTTGTACACCACTTGGATGGATGTTCCAGGAACGTTCACTGTACACCGAAGGTGATGATAGGTGGCAAGATCTTGAAAAAGCCACTGAATTGGACCCCACACTCAATTTCCCTTACATGTATCGAGCCGCATCCTTAATGAGGAAAGAAAACGTTCAGTCTGCTCTTGCAGAAATTAATCGGATACTCGGTTTCAAGTTGGCATTAGAGTGTTTGGAGCTCCGGTTTTGCTTCTACCTAGCCCTTGAGGACTATAAATCAGCCATTTGTGATGTCCAAGCAATTCTTACACTTAACCCAAATTATAGGATGTTTGAAGGACGTGTTGCTGCATCCCAGCTTCGCACCCTTGTACGTGAACATGTTCCTAACTGGACAACTGCAGATTGTTGGCTGCAATTATATGATCGATGGTCTTCAGTTGATGATATTGGATCCCTCTCTGTAATATACCAGATGCTTGAATCTGATGCTGCTAAAGGTGTTCTATACTTCAGACAGTCTTTGCTTCTCCTTAG ATTAAGCTGTCCTGAAGCAGCCATGCGAAGTTTGCAGTTGGCTCGCCAGCATGCATCAAGTGAACATGAACGTTTAGTTTACGAGGGATGGATATTATATGATACAGGTCATTGTGATGAAGGACTGCGAAAAGCTGAAGAGTCTATAGCCCTCAAGAGATCTTTTGAAGCCTTCTTTCTGAAGGCCTATGCATTAGCTGACTCTAGTCCAGATCCGTCTTGTTCTTCTGCCGTTGTCTCTCTTCTTCAAGATGCCTTAAAGTGTCCCTCAGATAGGCTACGAAAAGGACAG GCCTTGAACAATCTGGGCAGTGTTTATGTTGATAGCGGAAAGTTAGACTTAGCAGCTGATTGCTACATCAATGCCTTGAAAATTCGTCACACTCGAGCACACCAAGGCTTAGCTCGTGTTCATTTCCTTAGAAATGACAAGGCCGCTGCATATGAGGAAATGACCAAACTGATTGAAAAGGCCCGGAATAATGCATCTGCTTATGAAAAGAGATCAGAGTACTGCGAACGAGACGAGACAAAGGCAGATCTAGAGATGGTCACCTTTTTAGATCCACTTCGAGTATATCCGTACAGATATCGAGCTGCAG TTTTAATGGACAACCAGAACGAGAAAGAAGCCATAGCCGAACTAACGAGGGCTATTGCATTCAAAGCAGACCTTCACCTTCTACATCTACGCGCAGCTTTTCATGAGCACATTGGTGATGTTCTTGGCGCCTTACGAGACTGTCGAGCTGCTCTCTCAGTTGACCCAAATCATCAAGAGATGCTGGAACTGCATAGCCGAGTAAACAGCCAAGAGCCATGA